The nucleotide window GGCATCAATTCAACCACGCAATCCTGTTTTTGTGGTGGTCCTGCAGAAGTCCCATGTTCGTGGGGCGAAAAACATCCTGGTCAGTTCAATATTTCTGCCATGGGATGAAAATTACTACGTAGTACCATGTAGCTTTTCCCTCCGTCAGTTTGGAGCTTTTTTACCCATAAATCTTGGAGAAGTTTCTGAATATTTCAGTGTTTTTTCCATGAACATCTTAATATGTTACTATCTTCCATAAATCTTATAACTTTCTGAATATGTCAGTGTTTTTTGCCTGAACATCTTAATATGTTAGTGTCTTTATGACACATAAGCATTGCAGTTAAGAACAACTGAACCAGCTAGCAATCTACCTGCCTGCAGATTATCCCCAGCAAGTTTGCAGCTGAACATCTTGAGGGAAAATCACACGAGGTGCTGCTTTTGAGGCCAAACAGCAAAGAGCAGTGGCATGTCAAGTACTACCACGCAAGCCTCACCCGAGGCTTCAACGGCGGACGCTGGGTCAAGTTTGTCCGCGACAACAGTCTGTGCGAGGGCTATGTCTGCATCTTCGAGCTGATGAGAGGCGCCAGGAAGGTGACGATGACAGTTCATGTCGTTCGGAAGGTCGATGACCAGTTTGTTCTGCTGGGTTAGGTTCCGCAGTCATGTGTTAGACTTATGAGTAGGTGTTTTCTCTGCAGTTATAAATTGTGTCGCTAAGAACTGGACTATAGTCTAGAAGTAGCTTGTTGTGCAGTGCATCTGAATATGATGCAATTGCACTGCTTTGTAACCTGAAGCTAACTTCTTAATGTAGTATAGTTCCAGTGGAACCAGCTGTGCTATGCGAATGTCATTCGGCACTTGGATATGTCACACAAACATAGATGCTAAATCCATGTGACAAACCCAACGGCACATAATCCTCAGTCAGCTGAAGTATCAAAAGAGCAACAAAATGGTTACTAGTTCATAGTACAAACAGGAGGAAGTTGCACAACGTAGTTATTTAAAATCTAGTAGAAACATAAGCATAGAACAAGCGTTGACCTAGAAAACCATAATGCAGTGAACTAGTGTAGTAGTAGTATGTGACTATGTGTGCTTTAGCATTAGAAAGATGAGTAGATACCAACAAACAAAGGACTACTCAGGGGTTCTAAATATTTGCTTATTTTCCTCAATCTCAGTGCATCAGTTTTCACTCAATTAATCACCCATTTCTAGAACAAAACAAGGTTCGATTTGAGATCCCAAAAGAAACGACCAAGTACTAGCCGTGTTCcataatataagacgttttgtcTTATATCATGAAACAGAGGGTAGCATATTCCTAGGCAACTAATTGGAGGAAGTGACCTCtcttttgttcaaaaaaaaaaagaattggagGAAGGAAAGCAGACATCAATATTACAGTACTACAAAGCTAGGCACATTACAATCTTCAGCTCAGATCACAACACTAACCTAAGCATTTTAGCGATCCTGACAAGCCCCCAGGAAAGTTTCGCACAAATCAAACTGTATGCAGTCTTCTGAACCTACAGTTTTTAAACTGAACTTCAGAGAGTAGAGGCCTGACAGGAGGGGGGCAGAGGTCGCCCTAGATAGGGCATGGGCCAAGACAGCATGATAGAAATAACACTACTGAACTGCTAGCATTCACTTGCAGAATGAAAGACGCACCATAAATCATTATCTTTGGTTGCAAAAAAAACTTACAGATCTGAAACCCCTAGGTACAACTCCTAACGCCATCTCATAACACAAAACATCGCACCCGAAAAAGAACTGAGCTCTACTCTCCTAGCCTCCACCCAAAGCACCAGACTCCAGCAAAAGAAAATACTGCTACAGAATAACATtaccagaaaagaaaagaaaagcctCTAACTGAATCCTGAATCGCCTCAGACTTGCAACTTTCTGCAACCTTCAAAGCAAGCATAATCTCGAATGCCTTCAACCACAGCAGCTCTCTGCACCCTGTATAAGCTGTCCTCCCTTGCATGGATGCTCAAATGGCTTGAGCAGCGAAAATTAACAGCCAACTGCAACCACTGCTGGGGTTGCATCTGCTGGGGCAACACCGTTTCCAGCTACGGTCGCCACGCTGTTCTCCACCACAGCATTTTGCTCCCCAAGAACAGCAAGTTCCTGCACTCCCTGCTTTCCATCAACATCTTGATTCTCAGTGTTGCTGGTAGCAAGCAGCTTTCCATTCGTAATCTGCAAGATCAGTAAAGGTTGTTCAGGTAAGTCTTTCATTCAGTAAAGATGAACTTGATTTTAATCAGGGACGATACTAAACTCAAGGTATTTCACTGAATTCAACAGGATCAAGCTGCCATGTGAATAATTACATTACAAGAAAAAACGATAGACTGACAGACATTTGCATGTGAATTCTTAGAACATTTTCCAACACTGAGATAGCCCTCGGTAGTTTTGAGAGGTTTAAAACAATGAACTTGTAAGAGGACAAAACTATTCAGTGGTAAGATTCACATGGGTATAGAGCTTATATATCACATATAGTATGCTGCTAGCCACGTACCTTCTCCAGCGGCTGCTGTCGCTTGGATTTCTTCTCTTGCATTATCTTCTCGCGGTTATCATAGAAGCCAAAGTCGTCCAACATGGAGGTCTTGCAGACATGGTCCTTGAAAATCTTAAGGACCTGAAGGCCATGCTCAATCTTAACCTGTAGACACCATGAGAATGCAGGGCAAGACCCTATTGAGCACATCATTCATAGAGCTAAATATGCAAAAAGAAAAGGTTATTCCATTTTTAATGCAGCACACTGAGATTCATTACTGTTCATAATTAGCAATGCAAGCACACTGAAAATGATTGCCACGGCATGCCACCAGTAACTTTACATAGAGGGAAATAAGAAGAATTAAGTCTGCAGTTCTCACCTCCTGGGTATCTCTGCTGTTGGTCACTGGTTTGTTTTCGTTGTACTCAAGAATAATGTGCTTCAACAAATTGTTGGGGATGTCCTTCACAATGTGCCACTTGACAGGGAAACAACCAGTCCACTTGTCTTGTTGCCAGTATTCAACTGTCTTGTCAAAATCAACCGGACCAACCATCTCAGCAAGCCCAACAAACTGGCCACTAGTGTTCACCTGAAACAAAGAGGATGTGCAGAAGGCACAAAACATCAGAAACCATTATGTAGACTATTCAGAGAGAAAACAAGCAATTATAGCACCACGGTGAAGAACTTACAGAGAAGAACAGGAATACAGGAGAATTGCTTGATTTGTCCTTAGCTGCTTGATAAGCAGTGTTCAGCTTTTTATTTCCATTGGGGGTGCTTGCCCAAACATTGTACTTGATGCTCTTGTGAACATCATCCTCACTGTATGATTTTATAACAAAGAACTTGGCATCTGAGTAAGTTTCAACAAAGTCAGCCTTATTGTACTGATCCAGCACAACAGCTTTCGAAGCATCACCGTTAGGAAGCTCCTGTCCTTTTGCAGCTGCAACATCAGCTGCTCCAGTGACCTGCTCGGTTTTAATGAGATTGCTTCTTGGCCCTCTCTTCAGCTCATTCAAGCCATCAATGTTCTCATTGCCAAAACGGTATGGTCCATATGCTTTTCCTCTGGGCTTGTACCTTCCATCTGACAGCCCATTCCACCCACCATACACCCCAGAGCCATAGAGGGGTGACCCATACCAAAAGCCAGGTCCATATGCATTTGGATTGTACATTGCGCTACCAGAGTACATTGAACTCATGTACCCAGTAGATGCTGGCCCCATTGTTGAGTTCGGCCCAAgcaatccctgcaaaaatatccacgaTTAGAAGTGGCTATACAACAGGTGAACTTATAGAGCTGCTGAATACGAAATTCCACTTTGAGCTAGCAAAGTTATCACAGTGTGCCTTAAAATAACCCAAATGTACAAAACTAAATGGCAACAACATACAGCATCAAGCTCCTAAATGCATGCTTTCATGCACCAGGCCAAACCACATAGGTAAGATCAAGAATAAACAGCAATACTCAGAATTGCAGAAAATCTATGGCACATGCTTTTAAACAAAGATCAGTGAACTACATATAAATACAGATTAATGTGACAAAATAATTTGCACAGCAAAAAATGACTTGGCAAAATTCCGATCCTTTGACTGTACCTTGGTTTTAGGATTAGAAGCAGTCGACGTAGGATTTCCAGCAGAGGGTTTCTGCGTTTTATCTAAGAAAACATGACTGCCAGACAATGGATAAGCTGCCTTGTCACCGTAGTTCTGGTAACTGGTGGAACGCCCACTTGGTTTCAGGGGGAACGTTGGTTTCTTCAGACCCTTTACAGCATCAGTGCTGTTTGAGTTGGCCTTGGAAGCATCCACGGACCCAGGTTGCTGATAAGCGGCAGAAACAACATCCTGCTGGGGTGAAGGTTCTGATTTGCCAGTTTTAGACTTGTATGCTGTCTTGCCAGTAGTAGTCTGTGGCTGGTGATATGTTGACTGGTACTGGTTATTCTGAGATCCGTAGTACTGCCCATCGTACCCAGATGCGGCAGCGCCATATTGCGGATAGCAATACATGTCCCCATAAGCACCCTGCAGATGCAAACAGACTAAGTAATTTGTTCGAATACACTTCACAGGTGGTAAATCTTCACGATTCAGTACATATGGAAGTTATTTCAAAAGGGTTGGCCAATAGAATGAACCAAGTAGGTGTTTGCAGTACTCACAGGGGTCAGTGACTCTGTTCCATCATGGCTCACATACACAGAATAGTCACCCCAACCTGAAAAATAAAATCCCAAAAGGAACAGTTATAACCAATTCCATACGAAAAACTAACTGCACAGTTGCCCTGCAATCGCTAATTCAGTACAAACAGACAGTAGTAATAGGCTAAATGGTGCCTTAGTGCTTCACCTCCATAGTAATACGGGTAGCCATCGGCGCCATAATACATGGCGGCAGCGGCGTTCTTGTAATCCTGCTGCCCCATAGTTGCCCACTGCTCGGCCGAGAGGGCCTGAGGGTTCTGAGATGCCACCGCGCCATTCAGCCCACCGTTCGCTGGTGCCAAGACCTGCACAGTTACCAAATTCAGACAATGAAACGTCACAGTGAGTCAACTGTAACAGCGTCagcgacccaacaaggtttgtacAGAGAGGAGGGGATTAGTCATACCTTCTTCTTGGCCTCCTTGCCGTCCCCGGCTGCGCTCTTGGGATCCAGGGTGAGCTTCTGCAGCAAATCCGTAGCATCTGCAGCGAAACCAGTCAAGGGGAACGAACTGATCCAGACTATTCCGAAATCCGAAAACATGGTAGTACAAAATCACACCGTCGCGCGGGGGGCTAAACTAGGCGCGAGTACAGAAATCCCAAACCCCACGGACGGGAACAGAAATCCAGGCGCGCGCTCCGGCCGCAATCTGGAAAACCTCATCCGCAACGAGGAAGCACGCCTACCCAACGAAAACCTCGAAAGTCCCCACCGAACAAATCCCCTTTCGAATCCGCGACAGAACCACCCCAAAACCGAAGAAACCAAGCCAGGCACCGAGAGATCCGGCGACGGGCGACAACAAAACACCGGGAGATTCGGAGAAAAAAACATGGGCGCGGGTAAATCGGAGGAAGAGCGGGGCGGCGCGGGGTGCAAAAGGATACGGTCGGCGGCGGGCGCGACGGCGGGGGCCATGGGCGTCGATCCGGCGGCGCGCGGGCGTGACGGCGCGGGGTGGGCGGGGGCAAAAACCCAGAGAAACCCTAGCGAGTTGGGGCAACGTGGGAAAAAAGAAAGGCGAGCGAGAGAGAGGGAAGGGAGTGGAGGGAGGCGCGGCGTTAAGTATTCGCGGTGGGGTTTCGCGTTTTTAATGCTTTCCCCTTCCCGCTTGCTTTGGATTTTTGCTATTTACTGTGCTAGATCGCTTGGGTCTGGGCCGAACTGGGCCTTTTTTTTTGCGCGAGAGGAGGAAAGGTGGCATGTGTCGTCCCGCTAGATGTTCGTCCCAAAGTGGATTCCGCCTCCGGTGGGTTTCGCTAAGGTAAATGTTGATGCAGCCCTATCGAAGAACTCCTCGACTGGGGCGATCGCGGCAGTGGTTCGAGGATCAGATGGACTGTTCCTTGGCGCCTCTTCGGTGGTGATCATAGGAGTGACGGATCCGGAGATGTTGGAAGCCATGGCATGTCGTGAAGGAATGGCTCTGGCAACAGACATTTCGCTTCAGAGGTTTATACCGGCTTCCGATTGTAGCAACGCCATTAGCAGTATCGAGAGAGAGGGAATGGGATCATATGGGCATATCGTCCGGGAGATTAAGGCACGCGTCATGGAGTTTCGGGACGGTGCGATTCGTCCATGAGGGAAGAAAGTCAAATGTTGATGCTCATGTTCTAGCTCGCAGTTCGATTTATCTAGAGTTAGGTAGACATGTTTGGTTCATTGATCCACCCCAGGATGTTTGTAAGCAGCAGACTATCATTTAAATAAATGGGTGGTGAAttctcaacaacaaaaaaatgtgTCGTCCCGCTAGGGACTTTAGGGTCCCGGAGCCCACACGCAGTGGACACGTTTCGAGCAGCGGTATGCCTGTGTGTGACTGGTGGTCTCGCGAGTTTTGAATcctgccttagagcatctccagccgcgtcctccaaagcgttcTCAAACCGCGCTGGATTTAGCGTTTggggatgtgttttgttcgtgccgcgtttgggtgacgtcgctccctagccgcgtccccaaacgcctaccccaaacatttaaaatacttttttggcatttttatttcaatttccacaaactaatacataattgggaacgtggtttacacgaagacacagtttggaacatggttttccacaaactaatacatagtttgaaccatggtggacacaaatacaaaattttgcaaaaaaactaaacctaactaggtcgtgcatcgaaggtttcctgtgttcgctgctaagaaagaacactcgagggcacacctagtcacccaaactggaaaatccagcgggaggatggtgcccatgTTGGTTCTACCAATGAGGCGAACATCtagaaacttccgtgcacgtgttcgctgcgaagaaacaacactcttcatcatcagtcgtcctcctcgtcggtgttgtcgccgtggtagtcccggcggcagcgcgtctcgtcgaagaccttgacgctcatgtccctgtcgccggagtaggagaacggggaggatgaagccggcttcgaggccgtggtgtcgcgcgaacttctcccgcccgatgttgaggtacatcttgtcgcgcgcgtcgtagatcacgtcgacgatccaccggtagtagccgcacgcagcctcccgcagatgcatcgtgcgcgggcggtcgtcgccggcgacgtagtcggcgaaggagtccggcagcctctggatgccgcgcgggtcgctgatgacccacaagtataggggatcgcaacagtcttcgagggaagtaaaatccaaatttattgattcgacacaagggaaggtaaagaatacttataagccttaacaactgagttgtcaattcagctgcacctgaaaaagcactagtaacggggtgatgtgaaagcgacgagtaatatgagagcaatagtaacaagaatacgtaGAGCGtagagcagtaatatgagagcaatggcaccgtaaaatagttgatactacttccaatgtcatgtagaacgagtatatgatgatgagatatggaccggggttcccactatctacactagtggtaactctccaataacaagtgttgggtgaacaaattacagcttgggcaattaataggattgaaatagcattaagacagaacatcaagattattaatcatgtaggcatgtttcccatatatagtcatacgtgctcgcaatgagaaacttgtacaacatcttttgtcctaccagccggtggcagccaggcctctagggaatctactggaaattaaggcactccttttaatagagcaccggagcaaagcattaacactccgtgaaaacatgtgatcctcatatctaagccttcccctccagttgtcccaatttctgtcactttggggcctttggttccggacatagacatgtgcaaacaacttgtagatacaatctaagcaataagtatagagcttaaatctaagatcatgccactcgggtcctagtgacaagcattaaacacaacaagattgcagcaacaataacttcacaaacttatatagatagactaatcataatgtaacaatccatcggatcccaacaaacacaacaccgattacatcggatgaatctcaatcatgtaaggcagctcatgagatcattgtattgaagtacatgggggagagaataccgactagctacggctagaacccgtagtccatgggggaactactcacgtgagcatgatggaggcggtggcgttgatggagatggcttccggggcacttcccgtcccgacgAGGTGCCGAACGTAGactttgtcccccgaattggagtttcgcgatggtggcggcgcccctggagtctttttggagtttcgtcaatcggtatcgcgtttttaggtcgaaagggcttatataggcgaagagtcggagtcggagggtgcccgggccccctcacagtaggccggcgcggccaggcccggggccgcaccgccatgttgtgtggtggccccccggcccctctccgactctccttcggtgttcggatgcttccgggaaaaatagggttctgggcgttgatttcgtcgaattccgagaatattgcccgaacagcctttctggaaccaaaaacaacagaaaacagcaactggcccttcggcaccttg belongs to Lolium rigidum isolate FL_2022 unplaced genomic scaffold, APGP_CSIRO_Lrig_0.1 contig_61314_1, whole genome shotgun sequence and includes:
- the LOC124681928 gene encoding YTH domain-containing protein ECT4-like isoform X2; protein product: MAPAVAPAADHATDLLQKLTLDPKSAAGDGKEAKKKVLAPANGGLNGAVASQNPQALSAEQWATMGQQDYKNAAAAMYYGADGYPYYYGGWGDYSVYVSHDGTESLTPGAYGDMYCYPQYGAAASGYDGQYYGSQNNQYQSTYHQPQTTTGKTAYKSKTGKSEPSPQQDVVSAAYQQPGSVDASKANSNSTDAVKGLKKPTFPLKPSGRSTSYQNYGDKAAYPLSGSHVFLDKTQKPSAGNPTSTASNPKTKGLLGPNSTMGPASTGYMSSMYSGSAMYNPNAYGPGFWYGSPLYGSGVYGGWNGLSDGRYKPRGKAYGPYRFGNENIDGLNELKRGPRSNLIKTEQVTGAADVAAAKGQELPNGDASKAVVLDQYNKADFVETYSDAKFFVIKSYSEDDVHKSIKYNVWASTPNGNKKLNTAYQAAKDKSSNSPVFLFFSVNTSGQFVGLAEMVGPVDFDKTVEYWQQDKWTGCFPVKWHIVKDIPNNLLKHIILEYNENKPVTNSRDTQEVKIEHGLQVLKIFKDHVCKTSMLDDFGFYDNREKIMQEKKSKRQQPLEKITNGKLLATSNTENQDVDGKQGVQELAVLGEQNAVVENSVATVAGNGVAPADATPAVVAVGC
- the LOC124681928 gene encoding YTH domain-containing protein ECT4-like isoform X1, which encodes MFSDFGIVWISSFPLTGFAADATDLLQKLTLDPKSAAGDGKEAKKKVLAPANGGLNGAVASQNPQALSAEQWATMGQQDYKNAAAAMYYGADGYPYYYGGWGDYSVYVSHDGTESLTPGAYGDMYCYPQYGAAASGYDGQYYGSQNNQYQSTYHQPQTTTGKTAYKSKTGKSEPSPQQDVVSAAYQQPGSVDASKANSNSTDAVKGLKKPTFPLKPSGRSTSYQNYGDKAAYPLSGSHVFLDKTQKPSAGNPTSTASNPKTKGLLGPNSTMGPASTGYMSSMYSGSAMYNPNAYGPGFWYGSPLYGSGVYGGWNGLSDGRYKPRGKAYGPYRFGNENIDGLNELKRGPRSNLIKTEQVTGAADVAAAKGQELPNGDASKAVVLDQYNKADFVETYSDAKFFVIKSYSEDDVHKSIKYNVWASTPNGNKKLNTAYQAAKDKSSNSPVFLFFSVNTSGQFVGLAEMVGPVDFDKTVEYWQQDKWTGCFPVKWHIVKDIPNNLLKHIILEYNENKPVTNSRDTQEVKIEHGLQVLKIFKDHVCKTSMLDDFGFYDNREKIMQEKKSKRQQPLEKITNGKLLATSNTENQDVDGKQGVQELAVLGEQNAVVENSVATVAGNGVAPADATPAVVAVGC